GTTTCAACCTGGTCTGTTTCGGAAATTCCAGATTCAAAATCTTCAAAAGTGAGTTCTTCGCACACTTTCTGGGTCATGTAAGGATGACCGTTGGTCCATTTGAACACCTCGCGAATCAGTAACTCTGAATCGCCTTCAAAATCCTGAAACCCATCTTTGAACCCCAGGGTTTCCTTTTCGGTAAAGTCATTGAGACGGATTGGCTTACCGATGTTAAACGGAGTCCGGGTTGCATCCTGGATCAAATCGTTGGGGGCTGCAACTCCGATCAAACAAAAGGTCAGTCGTTGAAAATCAGGAAGTTGTGCCCGTAAATCATACATGCCTTTGATCGAAGCAAAAAAATCATCTGAAGCATCCCGATTTTTGAGGGAAAGAATCGAATCAATTTCATCAATGAAAATGACGATGTTCCCGGAAATTTGCTTCAGGACAACATTGCGAAGGAACAACATCCACCGCCGAACTACAGAATCATCGTTGTGTGTTTCCCAGAATTCCTTCACCTGTTCTTGCAGATTGAGTCCAGTTTGTGCGTCTGCAAGTTCTTTCACCAGATCATAATACCACTGGTCAACAGTACTCGATTTTACACCAATGTTGAGTAAATCAATAAAGGCGCAGGCAATTCCATCGGCAATCAAGCGTTCAGCAACCTTCACCTTCAGGCTTGATTTTCCAATCTGGCGTGGGGCCAAAACATAGCAAAACTCACTTTTTCTGAGTTTGTCATACAATTCCTGGTCAGCCTGACGCTTGATATAAATGGAACCTGGCCGAAGCGCTCCACCGGATTGGAACTGGTACATACACTTTACCTTTTATGAAATCAACCGTCGGTAGAGTCCATATCGAAGACGGAAATGCTTCGATTTTTCCTCAATTAAGATGCCAGCCTTGACTAGCCGGTCACAAGCATCCTTATTTTGACAGGAGATGCTTTGCCCGGAGGTGTAATGGCTCAATTCCTCAATGAGTTGGGAATCCTGACGAAGGCTTTGTTGATAATTGTCAAGATACCCCTCAAAAAACAAACTTTCTTCGCTCAGGTCAGGTAAAGATTCACTGAAAGCTGTTTCATACATTACATGGCGGACAAGGTAAGGATGCCCACCAACCACATCCATCACTTGCTTGATTTGATCTGCATTCCAATGTAACCCGTACATGTGTGACAACTGTTCAACCTGTTCTGGTGTGAAGTCTTGAAGTAAAATTGGTTGAGTGACATTGAACGGTGACTTATTGCTACTTTTAATCAGGCGCGATGGATTATCGGAAATACTCATCAACAATCGGAATTTTCTCCACAGTGAGCTGGTTGCTCCATATTCAACCAGCGCCCGTAGCATTTCAAAGAATTTCTCACTGTTTTCCATATCTCGGATTGAGTCTGCCTCGTCAATTGCCAGAACAACAGGAGAATCGTGATAGGGTAAAACCACGTTTTGCAAGAAGTCCTTTAATTGTTGATCATTGCGGTTCCAAAGGGATTCGAAGTCAGGTTGATCGGGCAAGGCAACCGACATTTGCCTGAAAATTTGTCGAGCCAGTTCTTTCAGAAAAACATCCAGATTTTGTTTCGACTTTGGGTCAAACAAGCCCAGGTGTAGATGAAAAATTCTGAATTTCTGACTTGAATCAGTTTGGAGCTTATGCAGCAAATAACTAAAAATGGTTGTTTTACCGAATTTTGAGGGTCCCCGAAGAACCGCTGGGCTCCCGTTTTTAAGGTAAGAAAGCGCTCGGTTTTCTTGTTTCGGGCGGTTAATGTACCAAGCCAGATCAAAATGAGAAAAAGGGGGTTGTGGTTCAAGTTCAGGTGTTTTTGCCTCTGGAGGGAGCATTTCTTCAATGTAACGGGTGGGGCATGCATAGAGAATGCCCATTTCTGCCCGACTAAGTTCGTCACCCTGATTGGTGGGAATGATTCGTTTTAAGTGACCGATAATGTAGCCGTTGACATTAACTGGAGTTCCTGAAAACCCTTGTGGTTGGGCGCCCTTTCCGATTGCGATCTGGTGTGAAAACAGGACGATAGCGTCACTTTTCGAAGGATCAATTCCGTTCGGGTCCAGAACA
Above is a genomic segment from Acidobacteriota bacterium containing:
- a CDS encoding serine protease, whose product is MSVSVFEQFKKACGLIKTEKSMGTGYLVAGKYVATCDHVVRSIPVDGKVTVYFGEQQLTATLVKRNEKADCALLELSAPLAGVAPLKLTQTVDSATPWRAYGFPGITQGAGLALTGDVLDPNGIDPSKSDAIVLFSHQIAIGKGAQPQGFSGTPVNVNGYIIGHLKRIIPTNQGDELSRAEMGILYACPTRYIEEMLPPEAKTPELEPQPPFSHFDLAWYINRPKQENRALSYLKNGSPAVLRGPSKFGKTTIFSYLLHKLQTDSSQKFRIFHLHLGLFDPKSKQNLDVFLKELARQIFRQMSVALPDQPDFESLWNRNDQQLKDFLQNVVLPYHDSPVVLAIDEADSIRDMENSEKFFEMLRALVEYGATSSLWRKFRLLMSISDNPSRLIKSSNKSPFNVTQPILLQDFTPEQVEQLSHMYGLHWNADQIKQVMDVVGGHPYLVRHVMYETAFSESLPDLSEESLFFEGYLDNYQQSLRQDSQLIEELSHYTSGQSISCQNKDACDRLVKAGILIEEKSKHFRLRYGLYRRLIS